One genomic segment of Desulfomicrobium sp. ZS1 includes these proteins:
- a CDS encoding molybdopterin-binding protein, with amino-acid sequence MTYSAIVEILVIGNEILIGDIQDTNTSWLCRLINSRGGHVARGTMLRDDVDEIAAEVGRALDRGADVIFTSGGLGPTADDLTLSAVAKGLGLPLELHPEALRMVKEQYDKFHASGIMAQGGLNPGREKMAWLPRGSVPLFNPGGTAPGVLLRAGRTAIVSLPGVPSELKNIIESSLQEFMEQTFGDGGSLCKALRVRCNDESLLEPVLSKVVPRNPRVYIKSLASTVGMTPELDITLTVTGGEAGERTALLQEAVDELCRGLGEQGIGFREMA; translated from the coding sequence ATGACCTATTCGGCGATTGTGGAGATTCTGGTCATCGGCAATGAGATTCTTATCGGCGACATCCAGGATACCAATACGAGCTGGCTCTGCAGGCTGATCAATTCCAGGGGAGGACATGTGGCGCGCGGGACCATGCTACGCGACGATGTGGATGAAATAGCGGCAGAGGTCGGGCGCGCGCTGGACCGTGGGGCGGACGTCATCTTCACGTCCGGCGGGCTCGGCCCCACGGCCGACGACCTGACCCTGTCCGCCGTGGCCAAAGGGCTGGGATTGCCGCTTGAATTGCACCCCGAAGCCTTGCGCATGGTCAAGGAACAGTATGACAAATTTCATGCCTCGGGCATCATGGCCCAGGGCGGACTCAACCCGGGCCGCGAAAAAATGGCCTGGCTGCCCAGGGGCTCCGTGCCACTCTTCAACCCGGGCGGGACCGCGCCCGGCGTGCTGCTGCGGGCGGGGCGGACCGCCATCGTCTCGCTGCCGGGAGTGCCCTCGGAACTCAAAAACATCATTGAGTCCTCCCTGCAGGAATTCATGGAGCAGACCTTCGGCGACGGGGGTTCCCTCTGCAAGGCCCTGCGCGTGCGCTGCAACGACGAATCCCTTCTGGAGCCGGTCTTAAGCAAGGTGGTTCCCCGGAACCCCCGGGTCTACATCAAGTCCCTGGCCTCGACCGTCGGCATGACGCCTGAACTGGACATAACCCTGACCGTCACCGGCGGCGAGGCAGGGGAGCGGACGGCACTGCTGCAAGAGGCGGTGGATGAGTTGTGCCGGGGGCTTGGGGAGCAGGGGATCGGGTTCAGGGAAATGGCGTGA
- a CDS encoding ABC transporter substrate-binding protein, with the protein MQVRRVLLTGMLIAAFLGVTTLGFADEAAQKAAAKKWIEEEFQPSTLSKDEQMKEMEWFMKAAAPFKGLEIKVVSETIPTHEYESKVMAKAFYDITGIKVTHDLIQEGDVIEKLQVQMQSGENVFDGYVNDSDLIGTHFRYGAVVNLTDWMAGEGKDVTLPTLDIDDFMGKSFTTGPDGKLYQLPDQQFANLYWFRYDWFQRPELKEKFKAKYGYELGVPVNWSAYEDIAEFFTNDVKEIDGKAIYGHMDYGKKAPDLGWRFTDAWLSMAGAGDKGIPNGLPVDEWGIRVDGCRPVGASVSRGGAANGPAAKYALRKYMDWLRLYAPPGALGMDFYQSLPSLAKGNVAQQIFWYTAFTASMVEKGTPVVNDDGTPKWRMAPSPHGPYWEEGQKLGYQDCGSWTLLKSTPVDRRKAAWLFAQFCVAKTTSLKKAHVGLNPVRDSDIRHESFTERAPKLGGLVEFYRSPARVAWTPTGTNVPDYPKLAQLWWQNIGEAVAGEVTPETAMDNLAAEQDKILERLERANVQGECGPKMNEPRDEQYWLDQPGAPKPKLENEKPKGETVDYDQLIQAWNAGKVK; encoded by the coding sequence ATGCAAGTTCGACGTGTTCTCTTAACCGGGATGCTCATCGCGGCATTCCTGGGCGTCACCACTTTAGGCTTTGCCGATGAGGCAGCCCAGAAGGCGGCGGCGAAAAAATGGATTGAAGAGGAGTTTCAGCCTTCGACGCTCAGCAAGGATGAGCAGATGAAGGAAATGGAATGGTTCATGAAAGCGGCCGCCCCCTTCAAGGGCCTGGAGATCAAGGTCGTCTCCGAAACAATTCCCACTCATGAATATGAGTCCAAGGTCATGGCCAAGGCATTCTATGACATCACCGGCATCAAGGTCACCCACGACCTGATCCAGGAAGGTGACGTCATTGAGAAGTTGCAAGTCCAGATGCAGTCCGGCGAGAACGTTTTCGACGGTTACGTCAACGACTCCGACCTCATCGGCACGCATTTCCGCTACGGCGCAGTGGTCAACCTGACGGACTGGATGGCGGGCGAAGGCAAGGACGTGACCCTGCCGACCCTCGACATCGACGACTTCATGGGCAAATCCTTCACCACCGGCCCCGACGGCAAGCTCTATCAGCTGCCCGACCAGCAGTTCGCGAACCTGTACTGGTTCCGTTACGACTGGTTCCAGCGTCCCGAACTCAAAGAAAAGTTCAAGGCCAAATACGGCTATGAACTGGGCGTGCCGGTCAACTGGTCCGCCTACGAAGACATCGCCGAATTCTTCACCAACGACGTCAAGGAAATCGACGGCAAGGCCATTTACGGTCACATGGATTACGGCAAGAAGGCTCCGGATCTTGGCTGGCGTTTTACCGACGCATGGCTGTCCATGGCCGGAGCCGGCGACAAGGGCATTCCCAACGGTTTGCCCGTCGATGAATGGGGCATCCGCGTGGACGGCTGCCGTCCTGTCGGCGCCAGCGTATCCCGCGGCGGCGCAGCCAACGGTCCGGCCGCCAAGTACGCCCTGCGCAAGTACATGGACTGGCTGCGTCTCTATGCACCTCCCGGCGCCCTGGGCATGGACTTCTATCAGTCCCTGCCGAGTCTGGCCAAGGGCAACGTAGCCCAGCAGATCTTCTGGTACACCGCCTTCACGGCCTCCATGGTCGAAAAGGGCACGCCCGTGGTCAACGACGACGGCACCCCGAAATGGCGCATGGCTCCCTCACCTCATGGCCCGTACTGGGAAGAAGGGCAGAAGCTCGGCTATCAGGACTGCGGATCCTGGACGCTCCTGAAGAGCACCCCTGTTGATCGCCGCAAGGCCGCCTGGCTCTTCGCCCAGTTCTGCGTGGCCAAGACCACGTCCCTGAAAAAGGCTCACGTCGGTCTGAACCCGGTTCGCGATTCCGACATCCGTCACGAGTCCTTCACCGAGCGCGCCCCGAAACTCGGCGGTCTGGTGGAATTCTATCGCAGCCCGGCCCGCGTGGCCTGGACGCCCACAGGCACCAACGTGCCCGATTACCCCAAACTGGCCCAGTTGTGGTGGCAGAACATCGGTGAAGCCGTGGCCGGTGAAGTCACCCCTGAGACTGCCATGGACAATCTGGCCGCCGAACAGGACAAGATCCTGGAACGCCTGGAGCGCGCCAATGTGCAGGGCGAATGCGGTCCGAAGATGAACGAGCCCCGGGATGAGCAGTACTGGCTCGACCAGCCCGGCGCTCCCAAGCCCAAGCTTGAGAACGAGAAGCCCAAGGGCGAAACGGTTGATTACGATCAGCTGATTCAGGCCTGGAATGCCGGCAAGGTCAAATAA
- a CDS encoding DUF2160 domain-containing protein, producing MNIAWMAWTPVTAGFFIFIGLMLISMTIWQIISPSIARRGFLPLVTTRGDRLFISLLGSAYIHLAWLGLTELAIWIATMISVLFLVAVMRWG from the coding sequence ATGAATATCGCCTGGATGGCCTGGACGCCTGTCACCGCAGGATTTTTCATTTTTATCGGGCTCATGCTCATCAGCATGACCATCTGGCAGATCATCTCTCCGAGCATTGCCCGCCGGGGATTTCTGCCTTTGGTCACCACCCGTGGAGACCGTCTGTTCATAAGCCTTCTGGGTAGCGCATACATCCATCTGGCCTGGCTTGGCCTGACGGAACTGGCTATCTGGATCGCTACCATGATATCCGTGCTTTTTCTTGTCGCCGTCATGCGCTGGGGTTGA
- a CDS encoding carbohydrate ABC transporter permease codes for MRKRHFVLIFYLALLLLPIYWMLNMSLRTNADIMRTFELFPSSMTLDNYAKIFSDPSWYSGYINTMIYVSINTVISLVTALPAAYAFSRFRFIGDKHVFFWLLTNRMAPPAVFLLPFFQLYSTFNLIDTHIAVALAHCLFNVPLAVWILEGFMSGVPREIDETAFIDGYSFPRFFLAVFIPLIRAGIGVTAFFCFMFSWVELLLARTLTTTVAKPIAATMTRTVSASGLDWGLLAAAGILTIVPGALVIWFVRNHLAKGFALGRV; via the coding sequence ATGAGAAAACGTCATTTCGTCCTGATTTTCTATCTCGCGCTCCTGCTGCTGCCCATTTACTGGATGCTGAACATGTCTCTGCGCACCAACGCGGATATCATGCGCACCTTCGAGCTTTTCCCGAGCTCCATGACCCTGGACAATTACGCCAAGATTTTCTCGGATCCGTCCTGGTATTCGGGTTACATCAACACCATGATCTATGTGAGCATCAACACGGTCATCTCCCTGGTCACGGCGCTACCCGCCGCCTACGCCTTCTCGCGCTTCCGCTTCATCGGCGACAAGCACGTCTTCTTCTGGCTGCTGACCAACCGTATGGCTCCTCCGGCCGTCTTTTTGCTGCCGTTCTTCCAGCTCTATTCGACCTTCAATCTGATCGATACGCACATCGCTGTGGCCCTGGCGCACTGCCTCTTCAACGTGCCGCTGGCGGTCTGGATCCTGGAAGGGTTCATGTCCGGAGTGCCGCGCGAGATCGACGAGACGGCGTTTATCGACGGGTACAGCTTCCCGCGTTTCTTCCTGGCCGTCTTCATCCCGCTCATCCGGGCCGGCATCGGCGTGACCGCGTTCTTCTGCTTCATGTTCAGCTGGGTCGAGCTGCTTCTGGCCCGCACCCTGACCACCACCGTGGCCAAACCCATCGCCGCGACCATGACCCGCACGGTCAGCGCTTCGGGCCTAGACTGGGGCCTCTTGGCTGCGGCCGGCATCCTGACCATCGTGCCCGGCGCCCTGGTCATCTGGTTTGTACGCAACCATCTGGCCAAGGGCTTTGCCCTGGGCCGGGTTTAG
- a CDS encoding carbohydrate ABC transporter permease → MEKWENNRAWFLILPVFVIVAFSAIIPLMTVVNYSVQDILGPGQSIFVGTEWFREMLTNSRLHDALIKQLIFSGLVLLIEIPLGIAIALTMPAKGWTASACLVLLALPLLIPWNVIGTIWIIFTRPDIGLFGATINSLGLNFDHTANPLHAWITVMLMEVWHWTPLVVLLAYAGLRSIPDAYYQAAKIDGASRWAVFRFIQLPKMRGVLTIAVLLRFMDSFLIYAEPFVLTGGGPGNATTFLSIYLVKLSTAMDLGPAAAFSIIYFLIVLLFCWLFYQALQAVGTGDKS, encoded by the coding sequence GTGGAAAAATGGGAAAACAACAGGGCCTGGTTTCTTATCCTGCCCGTCTTTGTCATCGTGGCTTTCAGCGCCATCATCCCGCTGATGACCGTGGTCAATTATTCGGTCCAGGACATCCTTGGGCCCGGTCAGAGCATTTTTGTCGGCACGGAATGGTTTCGCGAGATGCTGACCAATTCCCGCCTGCATGACGCGCTGATCAAACAGCTCATCTTTTCCGGTCTGGTGCTCCTGATCGAAATTCCGCTCGGCATCGCCATCGCCCTGACCATGCCGGCCAAGGGCTGGACCGCTTCAGCCTGTCTGGTGCTCCTGGCCTTGCCGCTGCTCATTCCCTGGAACGTCATCGGGACCATCTGGATCATCTTCACCAGGCCCGACATCGGCCTCTTCGGGGCGACCATCAACAGCCTGGGACTGAACTTCGACCACACCGCCAATCCCCTGCATGCCTGGATCACGGTCATGCTCATGGAGGTCTGGCACTGGACGCCGCTGGTGGTTCTGCTGGCCTACGCGGGTCTGCGCTCCATCCCCGACGCCTACTATCAGGCGGCAAAGATCGACGGGGCCAGCCGATGGGCCGTGTTTCGCTTCATCCAGCTCCCGAAGATGCGCGGGGTGCTGACCATCGCGGTGCTGCTTCGGTTCATGGACAGCTTCCTGATCTATGCCGAACCTTTCGTGCTGACCGGAGGCGGACCCGGCAACGCCACAACGTTTCTGTCCATCTATCTGGTCAAGCTCTCGACGGCCATGGATCTCGGGCCGGCTGCGGCCTTCTCCATCATCTACTTCCTTATTGTCCTGCTTTTCTGCTGGCTTTTCTATCAGGCTCTGCAGGCCGTGGGCACGGGAGACAAGTCATGA
- a CDS encoding ABC transporter ATP-binding protein — protein MAKIELENIAHSYRSKPASDDDFAIKKVQTVWEDGGAYALLGSSGCGKTTMLNIISGLLTPSQGRVLFDGKDVTTLPPEKRNIAQVFQFPVLYDTMTVFDNLAFPLRNRKVEEGEVRSRVHEIAEILDLSPYLNKRASGLAADAKQKISLGRGLVRKDVAAILFDEPLTVIDPHLKWQLRRKLKEIHTQFGLTLIYVTHDQTEAMTFADNIVVMYDGALLQIGSPDELFEDPAHTFVGYFIGSPGMNLLPCTIEGNQAVLDCGSIPLDPAVAAKAGQGKFQIGIRPLYLELSDAPRDGAVAGRIVSVEFEGSSRIVTVESGSSKLKIRVPEGRPIPADSCWVVFPPQRTKLFRDQYLVK, from the coding sequence ATGGCCAAAATCGAACTTGAGAACATCGCCCACAGCTACCGGTCCAAACCCGCCAGCGATGACGATTTCGCAATCAAGAAAGTGCAGACGGTCTGGGAAGACGGGGGCGCCTACGCGCTTCTGGGTTCCAGCGGATGCGGCAAGACCACCATGCTCAACATCATCTCGGGCCTGTTGACCCCAAGCCAGGGGCGCGTGCTCTTCGACGGCAAGGACGTGACCACATTGCCGCCGGAAAAACGCAACATCGCGCAGGTCTTTCAGTTCCCGGTGCTCTACGACACCATGACGGTTTTCGACAACCTGGCCTTCCCGCTGCGCAACCGCAAGGTGGAGGAGGGCGAGGTGCGCTCGCGGGTGCATGAGATCGCGGAAATCCTGGACCTGAGTCCCTACCTGAACAAACGCGCCAGCGGCCTGGCCGCCGACGCCAAGCAGAAGATTTCCCTCGGCCGGGGACTGGTGCGCAAGGACGTGGCCGCCATTCTTTTTGACGAGCCCCTGACCGTCATCGACCCGCACCTCAAATGGCAGCTGCGCCGCAAATTGAAAGAAATCCACACACAGTTCGGCCTGACGCTGATCTACGTGACCCACGATCAGACCGAGGCCATGACTTTTGCCGATAATATCGTCGTCATGTACGATGGCGCGCTCCTGCAGATCGGCTCTCCGGACGAACTCTTCGAGGACCCGGCGCATACCTTTGTCGGGTATTTCATCGGCAGTCCAGGCATGAATCTCTTGCCGTGCACGATTGAGGGAAATCAGGCCGTGCTCGATTGCGGCAGCATCCCCCTTGATCCGGCCGTGGCTGCCAAGGCCGGACAGGGCAAATTTCAGATCGGCATCCGCCCGCTGTACCTCGAACTGTCGGACGCGCCCCGTGACGGGGCCGTGGCCGGACGAATCGTCTCTGTCGAGTTCGAAGGCAGCAGCCGCATCGTGACCGTGGAGTCGGGCTCATCCAAGCTCAAGATCAGAGTCCCCGAAGGGCGGCCCATTCCGGCCGACAGCTGCTGGGTTGTCTTTCCGCCGCAGCGGACCAAGCTTTTTCGCGACCAGTATCTGGTCAAGTAG
- a CDS encoding ABC transporter ATP-binding protein — protein sequence MGLQLDSIDRIVDGETHLKDISLNFETGQRYVLLGRTQAGKTSLLRIMAGLDRPSKGKVLAHGKDVTGVSVRRRSIAMVYQQFINYPSQTIFDNIASPLRIAGMPKAEITKRVMETARMLHLEPLLDRLPAELSGGQQQRTAIARALVKEAQLLLLDEPLVNLDYKLREELRDELQQIFGQRESIVVYTTTEPTEALMLGGNIIIMHEGRVLQTGPTADVYHHPATTQVAEVFSDPPINFITAEVDSAKAHLRIGIDLPLTGHLCDLTPGVYKFGIRSHHFNLTRKTDDDVEIRTVVELAEINGSETFVHFHYRNRSLVLQEQGVRTYKVGQEISVFVRPCDVYVFGEDDRLVKAPACPATCDQSAK from the coding sequence ATGGGGCTTCAGCTTGATTCCATTGACAGAATCGTGGACGGCGAAACGCACCTCAAAGACATTTCGCTCAATTTTGAAACAGGCCAGCGATATGTGCTGCTGGGCCGCACCCAGGCCGGCAAGACCTCACTCTTGCGCATCATGGCCGGGCTCGATCGTCCTTCAAAGGGCAAGGTCCTGGCCCACGGCAAGGACGTGACGGGCGTATCGGTACGCCGCCGCAGCATTGCCATGGTCTACCAGCAGTTCATCAACTACCCCTCCCAGACCATTTTCGACAACATCGCCTCGCCCCTGCGTATAGCAGGGATGCCAAAGGCCGAGATCACGAAGCGGGTCATGGAGACAGCCCGGATGCTGCATCTGGAACCGTTGCTCGACCGTCTTCCGGCCGAACTCTCCGGCGGCCAGCAGCAGCGCACGGCCATTGCACGGGCCCTGGTCAAGGAGGCCCAGCTCCTGCTTCTGGACGAACCCCTGGTCAACCTCGACTACAAGCTGCGCGAGGAATTGCGCGACGAATTGCAACAGATCTTCGGCCAGCGCGAGTCCATCGTGGTCTACACCACGACCGAGCCCACCGAGGCTCTCATGCTCGGCGGCAACATCATCATCATGCACGAGGGCAGGGTGCTGCAGACCGGCCCCACGGCCGACGTCTACCATCACCCGGCCACGACGCAGGTCGCCGAAGTCTTCAGCGATCCGCCCATCAATTTCATCACCGCCGAGGTCGATTCGGCCAAGGCCCATCTGCGCATAGGCATCGATCTCCCCTTGACCGGGCATCTGTGCGATCTGACTCCGGGCGTCTACAAATTCGGCATCCGCTCCCACCATTTCAACCTGACCCGCAAGACCGACGACGACGTGGAGATCCGCACCGTTGTCGAACTGGCCGAAATCAACGGCTCCGAAACCTTTGTGCATTTCCACTATCGCAACAGGTCTCTGGTCCTGCAGGAGCAGGGGGTGAGAACCTACAAGGTCGGGCAGGAAATTTCAGTCTTTGTCCGTCCTTGCGACGTCTACGTGTTCGGAGAGGACGACCGTCTGGTCAAGGCACCGGCTTGTCCCGCCACTTGCGACCAAAGCGCAAAATAA
- a CDS encoding DeoR family transcriptional regulator, translating to MIRMVRETGFATIQSLADHFGITPQSVRRDINTLNAKGLVQRYHGGAGPCLSTENMDYLDRKVLCLAEKRVIGQMVAGAIPNKSSLFINIGTTTEEVARALGGHKNLRVITNSLNVATILTGNPEVEIIVAGGLIRHHDGGIVGEAAIDFIRQFKVDFGIIGISGIDMDGTLLDFDYREVRAARAIMENSRQVFLVTDHTKFGRNAMVRLGNIEEIDSLFTDTTPPASVLEQMKRGNVKLHVNEESEI from the coding sequence ATGATCCGCATGGTCCGGGAGACGGGCTTCGCCACCATCCAGTCCCTGGCCGACCATTTCGGCATCACCCCGCAGTCCGTGCGCCGGGACATCAACACCTTAAACGCCAAAGGCCTCGTGCAGCGCTATCACGGCGGGGCTGGACCATGCCTGAGCACAGAGAACATGGACTACCTGGATCGAAAAGTGCTCTGCTTGGCCGAAAAGCGGGTCATCGGGCAGATGGTGGCCGGGGCCATCCCCAACAAGTCGTCGCTCTTCATCAACATCGGTACCACCACCGAAGAAGTCGCCCGGGCCTTGGGCGGACACAAGAACCTGCGGGTCATCACCAACAGCCTCAATGTGGCCACCATTCTGACGGGAAACCCGGAGGTGGAAATCATCGTGGCCGGCGGCCTGATCCGGCATCATGACGGAGGCATCGTCGGCGAGGCGGCCATCGACTTTATCCGCCAGTTCAAGGTCGACTTCGGGATCATCGGCATCAGCGGCATCGACATGGACGGCACGCTGCTTGACTTCGATTACCGGGAAGTGCGCGCGGCCAGGGCCATCATGGAAAATTCCAGACAGGTCTTCCTGGTCACGGACCATACCAAATTCGGACGCAACGCCATGGTGCGTCTGGGCAACATCGAGGAAATCGACTCCCTGTTCACGGACACGACGCCGCCGGCGAGCGTGCTTGAGCAGATGAAACGCGGGAACGTGAAACTGCACGTCAATGAAGAGTCGGAAATCTGA
- the glpA gene encoding anaerobic glycerol-3-phosphate dehydrogenase subunit A, whose product MTILTTRVLIIGAGVTGAGLLRDLALRGVQALLIEQRDVNSGASGGNHGLLHSGARYVASDVEAAVECREEGDILRRLAPQCIEDTGGLFVAVRGDDEQYASDFSALCAKSGVPCRGLELSTARAMEPALSENLIAAFAVQDGAVDPFMLSLDNIAQALSLGCFMRRNLAAVSMEVKDARVTLVRCRDITTGAEVLIEAELVINASGAWAGRIAALAGAHINILYSMGSLIITQDRIATRVINRLRPPSDADILVPGGTVSILGTTSIRVPTPDGCRPSVAETDRIIDDARHMLPILERTRYIRAYAGVRPLVSLGPAGDDRAVSRGFSLIDHAGEGVSNFMTITGGKLTTYRLMAEKAADLACAKLGVSAKCRTRTEPLPPSTMGKWTEPGRGPKSWVESRTEDDIVLCECEMVSRRVIDSIVDEAKDMRGRSMLKAIGMRSRVGKGPCQGGFCGPRITGHLYDREVSTGTQGLAELKTFIERRWRGFSPILWGVPLMQADLQEALHCGAMDLEFGPAPSTRDEESEKCPAAAVKEQP is encoded by the coding sequence ATGACCATACTTACAACCCGGGTTCTCATCATCGGTGCGGGTGTCACCGGCGCGGGATTGCTGCGTGATCTCGCCCTGCGCGGGGTACAGGCGCTTCTGATCGAACAGCGCGACGTCAATTCAGGCGCATCCGGCGGGAATCACGGTTTGCTGCACAGCGGCGCGCGCTATGTGGCCTCGGATGTGGAGGCTGCGGTTGAATGCAGGGAAGAAGGCGACATTCTGCGCCGACTCGCGCCGCAGTGCATAGAGGACACCGGAGGACTTTTTGTCGCCGTGCGCGGAGACGATGAACAGTATGCCTCTGATTTTTCCGCTCTGTGCGCCAAAAGCGGCGTTCCCTGCCGTGGACTGGAATTGAGCACGGCCCGCGCCATGGAACCCGCCCTGTCGGAGAATCTCATCGCCGCCTTTGCGGTGCAGGACGGCGCGGTGGACCCGTTCATGCTCTCCCTCGACAACATCGCCCAGGCCCTGAGCCTGGGGTGCTTTATGCGTCGCAACCTCGCCGCCGTCTCCATGGAAGTGAAGGACGCACGCGTCACCCTTGTGCGCTGCCGGGATATCACCACAGGCGCTGAGGTCCTGATCGAGGCCGAGCTCGTGATCAACGCCTCGGGGGCCTGGGCAGGACGGATCGCGGCCCTGGCCGGGGCGCACATAAACATACTCTATTCCATGGGCAGCCTCATCATCACCCAGGACCGCATCGCCACCCGGGTCATCAACCGGCTGCGTCCGCCTTCGGACGCGGACATCCTCGTGCCCGGCGGCACCGTGTCCATTCTCGGCACCACCTCCATCAGGGTGCCAACCCCCGACGGGTGCAGGCCCAGCGTGGCGGAAACAGACCGCATTATCGACGACGCCCGCCACATGCTGCCCATCCTGGAGCGCACCCGCTATATTCGCGCCTACGCCGGAGTCCGCCCCCTGGTTTCCCTCGGCCCGGCCGGGGACGACCGCGCGGTCAGCCGTGGCTTCTCGCTCATCGACCACGCCGGCGAGGGCGTGTCGAATTTTATGACCATCACCGGCGGCAAGCTGACCACGTATCGGCTCATGGCCGAGAAAGCGGCGGATCTGGCCTGCGCGAAACTCGGCGTGTCCGCGAAGTGCCGGACGCGCACGGAGCCGCTCCCGCCCTCCACCATGGGCAAGTGGACGGAGCCCGGCCGGGGCCCGAAAAGCTGGGTCGAGAGCCGGACCGAAGACGACATCGTGCTGTGCGAGTGCGAGATGGTTTCGCGCAGGGTCATCGATTCCATCGTGGACGAGGCCAAGGACATGCGCGGCCGTTCCATGCTCAAGGCCATCGGCATGCGCAGCCGGGTCGGCAAGGGGCCGTGCCAGGGCGGATTCTGCGGGCCGCGCATCACCGGGCATCTCTATGACCGCGAAGTTTCCACCGGGACACAGGGGCTGGCGGAGCTGAAAACCTTCATCGAACGCCGCTGGAGAGGTTTTTCGCCGATCCTCTGGGGCGTGCCGCTCATGCAGGCCGACCTGCAGGAGGCCCTGCATTGCGGGGCCATGGACCTGGAGTTCGGGCCCGCTCCTTCGACCAGGGACGAAGAGAGCGAAAAATGCCCTGCCGCGGCCGTCAAGGAGCAGCCATGA
- the glpB gene encoding glycerol-3-phosphate dehydrogenase subunit GlpB — MKTYDVMVIGSGFAGMAAALFAARRGLSVAQTGATGGIDFSTGFIDLLAVHPIEEQKVWEDPFAALAALRRDLPAHPYCRVSDAEICRALEEFTLFLGEHGLCYRGRAGKNTLTLTSAGTMKPTYLIPCTAWNGVEAWEAKAPALIVDFHGLKGLSARQIAEVRKDSWPELNVARIKFPGMSGELYPEHMAWSMADPARRAELAISVAPLAGDVDYVGFPAILGMTDTAAVLRHLEELLGKRVFEIPTLPPSIAGPRLRAAFDRGLPTLGVRTYTQKLITRAICSDEGFHFTAGSGSTSVELFARSAILASGRFFGKGLKADRHRIHEAVFGLPVSQPDNRSQWHRPEFFDPRGHEVNQAGVETDEALRPLNAQGRVFHPRLHAAGAILAHQDWMRMKCGAGLAIATAYKAVASL, encoded by the coding sequence ATGAAAACGTATGATGTCATGGTCATCGGCTCCGGCTTCGCCGGCATGGCCGCAGCGCTTTTCGCCGCCAGGCGCGGCCTGTCCGTGGCCCAGACAGGAGCCACGGGCGGCATTGATTTCAGCACCGGATTCATCGACCTGTTGGCCGTGCATCCCATCGAGGAGCAGAAAGTCTGGGAGGACCCCTTTGCCGCGCTGGCCGCTCTGCGCCGTGATCTTCCGGCGCACCCCTACTGCCGGGTGAGCGACGCGGAGATTTGCCGGGCACTGGAGGAATTCACCCTTTTTCTGGGCGAACACGGGCTTTGCTATCGGGGCCGCGCCGGGAAGAACACCCTGACGTTGACCTCCGCCGGGACCATGAAGCCCACCTACCTGATACCCTGCACCGCCTGGAACGGGGTGGAGGCATGGGAAGCGAAGGCCCCCGCGCTGATCGTCGATTTTCATGGCCTTAAAGGTTTAAGCGCAAGGCAGATCGCGGAAGTGCGGAAAGATTCCTGGCCGGAGCTTAACGTGGCGCGGATAAAATTTCCCGGCATGAGCGGGGAACTGTATCCCGAACACATGGCCTGGAGCATGGCCGACCCGGCGCGCCGGGCCGAACTGGCGATAAGCGTCGCGCCGTTGGCCGGAGACGTCGATTATGTCGGCTTTCCTGCCATCCTGGGCATGACCGACACTGCCGCCGTGCTGCGGCACCTGGAGGAATTGCTCGGCAAGCGGGTCTTCGAGATCCCTACCCTGCCCCCCTCCATCGCCGGTCCCCGGCTGCGCGCCGCCTTTGACCGGGGTCTGCCGACTCTGGGAGTGCGCACCTATACGCAGAAGCTGATCACCCGGGCGATTTGTTCGGATGAGGGATTCCATTTTACCGCCGGTAGCGGTTCGACATCCGTGGAGCTTTTCGCGCGTAGTGCCATCCTTGCCAGCGGCCGCTTTTTCGGCAAGGGCCTCAAAGCGGACCGTCACCGCATTCACGAGGCGGTTTTCGGCCTGCCCGTCAGCCAGCCCGATAATCGCAGCCAGTGGCACAGGCCCGAATTCTTCGATCCGCGTGGACACGAGGTCAACCAGGCCGGGGTCGAGACCGACGAGGCCTTGCGGCCGCTCAACGCGCAAGGCCGGGTCTTTCACCCCCGCCTGCATGCCGCGGGCGCGATCCTGGCCCATCAGGACTGGATGCGCATGAAATGCGGTGCCGGGCTGGCCATTGCCACTGCCTACAAGGCGGTGGCCTCTTTGTAA